GTACCTAATTATGTGTATCTCTTTTATTGCTCGGAAAATTGACTTCAATGCGACTGGTATCAAATGAGGTCCGAGGAGTGCAAACTTTAGATGTCATTTTAGGCAATCTGGATATTTAGTTTTTGTAGGGTCATGCGTGAGATACTAGggtgtttttaaaaaatcattttgaaagCATGAGACATGAGTAAACATCAATGAAAGCGGACGCATAGAGCGACATTGTAATAATACGACGAAGCTCCTTCAATAAAGCAGAACAAATGTCAGGACCAAGGAAAACATCGCCAAGAAAGAGGTGTGACCCTATAAGATCGGCACAGTTTTATCGTGGTGCctaatttctaatttaaattgcGCTTAAAGGACCCAaagccaatattttattatcttttatcgGCCcgtatctttttttaatatattattcacaaacaatactatcaGACTCAGTAAGATCTAACTATAGGATCGGCAAATTCTTTGACAGCCAACTGTGTGAAGTTGCATCACAAcgttaaccaatcacaacgctCCATTCTATATTATGAAATACCTCATACTATTGTTTAGACCATTTCGAAATTTCtttgcaatattaattaattagttttttcgATAATACAGTAACATGGACACGTTTTGTTGCAGATAACAGATCTTCTGAAAGTGGCCAAAAcgaatttcgtcgtattaaaattgttagcCGGTGGTCATAAAAAGGTCGACCACTCCGCCAGAATTTGATTTTTCAGTTCACAGACATTTTCCTATAATCAAATTGGTGTAATTGTAATTAAGATTAAAAGATCTTccattttgtacaataaaatattatgttgtaaggtgttatagatttttcaatgaatttcaaatatatttcaaaatatcaaGGTATAGTGCCATCTATCAGCTTGCCACCACAGCGACGAATATAGTGGGTAAACAGAGAGATATTCAAGGCGGTTACAGCATAAAAATTTGACGTTGTCATAATTGAAATCAGAAATAACACGTATGGTCCGTCTCTACTCAGGGACATCTGATGGTGTTAAGATTATTTGCTCACAATGACGGAAATTTATAGTCTTATTTTAGGTTGCTCTGCGGTATTTTTCTGCAGATCCGACTCGACAGTCCTATTTCTGATTGAGGTTAATGTATCGACTTTCATTTTGTTAAACTCCTCAAACCTCCCCTTAATAACGGTTATCAAAGcctctaaacaaataaatagaaaaaataatggtTATAAAATTTGAGGAATGAAGTTAGTAGCGTAACCCTAACACGTGTCTCTCTCtgtcgcgaaaatggaccaatcagaacaaagttattttgacatgtttacaagtgacttattttgattggtgcaTTCTTGGAaccggattaaagattgagattgggatagtttattgaaaacggccgttagtattatgatgtaataatcgaatattaataaaagatttttaaaaattgtgtgCTGTTTTATAGCTTGGCTACCATATTTTTGCGTTTgaacatataattaaatggaATTTATGCACatagtaatgtatattttagtattgcCTAATAAGGCAAAACTAGTGTGTTATGAGTGGATgtatctttttgtaaaatattaaatgataaatatacttattttagtataatattgaGGTAACCGATAACTAGATTCTGACGTATGTATAGATTTTCTctatgaatttaaatacaaaagtattgaGAAGTTTTGTATGTAGTTTCAGTGTAGCATCGAATTGtgcaataaatgtattgaaatattatgtggttttaattacctatattataaagaaatcgTAGAATTTCCATGTCTTTACAATAAGtatttttggaaaaattatGGAAGACGTGAggaatagttaatatttttttttccagtttatttatataggaaAGTTTGTAAACCTGTTTTCGATAATTGTTAGAAGTATACGCAGAAATAGCCATGGATTTTGATACTATGGCACTCGGATTGACCATGTCCTGGGTGATCATGAACCATATTTCCGATAATTTGCTCtggtacaaaataatttcacattcgCGATACTGaacctcgataaatgggctatccaacacaaattcGAACCAGCAGTGCCtaagattagtgcgttcaaacaaacgaaaTCTTGAGCTTTGTATATACATagataagtaaattaataaagtaggAATAGTAGCAGTGATGGACATTTACCAGCTGGTTGAACGACAATTTCTAGGTTGGACGCACAAGCTGATAAAGTTCGCAGAACTCAGTGGATGCAAGCCGCTtctaagtttgtttttaatttattttaaattaacaaaatataccgGTTATCTCTCATGGCTTTTGCACTGGatactaacattatatttaatgaatacaattaaagaaAGTGTCACCTAAGcagtcacattatatttatagttctcATCTTCGCCTTTTCACGAACGCTGATAACGTAGTTAATAATTAGGTAGATAAGAATGAAACAGGAAAGTATATAAGAAGAATTAATGGAACGTTAATCGCAATCGGAAAAGCTTAAGCTATGAAGATTCTCGTGTTTGCTGCCTTCGTTACGTGTTAGTATTGATTAATTCACGGTTATTTTAAGTCATTCTTTAATCAGtgaatcaataataattaatttgttagttacaaaatatgtattgacaGTTATTACACAATTGTGCTTAttgagattttatattttgctggtggtcggatatattttatatccgcccggatagcaaccgtacacaatgtgttactacccgccataatggctcacgtaagtgtgtcgtgttctgagatcagcctgtgtatgtccggttccaacaagccagcATAATCGTGACGACTGTCGTGGGGTAAttatgtctcgtcagtcgacattctactggaccccattTCTCTTATCATCAGGCGCAGTAGAGTCTCTGCTgtttctgtataaaaaaatattgtgaatgcCAACGTGGTAGACTCGTTAGCAGTAGACACATTGATCAGAGCAAGATCAGAGTTGTATTAGTTTAACGGAAAACTAACGTTATCTGACAGTTTATTATAACGTTACGTGTGATGAGTAAGATTTGAGGACCTAAACACATcttcccataattttttttttcgcatcCATGATTATTTTGGCATTGAAGACGTTCATGAGCGGTGGAACTAAGATAACATCAACTTAGCGCATTTCCTAGTATTGCAAGctattctgtaaaaatattatcccaAGGACCAACGAGTCCAAATCAGCAAAGCATCCTATAGTAGGACTTATACCTATAATAGGACTTTTTACTTCTAATTAATTAAAGGCCtaggatttatattttattgctttgaataacgagacgagcttaccgttcgtctgatagcgatacgaccgccataaacagatgaaacaccatccaagaccctgaattacaaaatattgtttggtattccactgcgctcgccgtcctgcgacatgacatgttaagtctcattatttccagtagttacactggctacaatgttcttctaaccggaacacaacacagACTACAGAGTGCTGCATGGCGGTAGATGTAgtcattgcagtggtacctactcaggcagactctcacatataagagatctaccaccagtagttGATACTCAAAAAAACTCAATTAAACCCCTTTCTACGCTAacagtgttatattttttttatagtgtgcTCGGGCCACGTACTCCCCACTATCCCAGGGGATAACAGCCACTATGTTGAAGGCGAGAGCCGATACATCTGGCTGCCTGATGACCAGGGTAAGCCTTTGCTGGTAGACTTGCACGAGCCTGTTGATGAATCGGTGCTGTCTTCCAGGAATGGCGCCGATAACGCTTACTGGCTTTTCACCAGGTAACTTCCATGAATTTCtatttgtacaataattttaaaatcaatacaaattattatacataatataggagatagaaaaaaatatatagggcCATTGTGAAattgtgtaaattaattaagcCACACACTCGTCTTTacatctgctaacattgtgacaaaataatttatgaataaccaatattttgaacaaatatcgcagttttacttttctgtttttctatcCTGtagtgagtgtatttctgactgaaaatgtaACGGTGCCGCTGCGATGAATTCTGGTATTTAGTAGCAGTAGCCTTAgtgcgtgtaaaattaaatttatttttatacagggGAATTCCGCCATGAtaatgaaggctgcagtcttcgaaatgtcggtaaaataataatataaataatcgcgataaaatttgtaaatagttttatttcaatgtctaacatacgcgtaaacataaaaaggatttctttttattgatatttgtttttttagaatcttacatttttttattttactattatggTTATAGTcactttttgtaatttaaagtgttatttccaagaagTCAATATATGATTAAATTTACTAATAGTTTTCAAGAAGTTAAGTATATGGTTCTATTAAGTAATGTTAACGAGCGTGTATTATTCTGTATAATTAACGATGAATTACCAACTTTTAACACATATGTGAGAAGGTCTGAGTGATTCTGGCTAGATCTGAAACTGCCAGCGTGATGCCGcagaatacaataaaatgtccttttcacatatttttgtacACGTGTGCTGGAAGTGGCTAAATTGGTTGGAAATTTTCCAGATTGCCATTCGGCTTATCAACGCAGTGCGgatattaatgataatattatatattgtaaacgTGTTCTAAGAACAtctaacatatataataaaataaataaatgaatatttgtgAAGTAACGTAGGGAACCTGTAGCAAGATATTGTGTAACCTTTTTGTGcgactatttatataataatttgtttttatgtttcttttggAAATAATGGATACTAAAAATGTTTGacatttattagttatttttaaataaatacgagTTACTACACACAACTCTGATGCTATTTACCTTTTGAAACCAGTACGTAGAGAtacagttataaaaatagtttgaacATTCATCAATAGATTAACAgatttttgatattatgtatttagttgTAATGTAAGTAATTGTATCAGGGTAACATATTGAGATTTCTAAGAGAATTTACACGACTTAACTGTCATTTTCTTGTTTTAGGCAAAATCGTAACAACCGTCAAGTCATTGTTAATGGCCAAATCAACACTCTTCGTAACTCGAACTTCCGCGCAAGCCGTCCCACAAAAGTGATCGTGCATGGATGGAGGAACAGTGGAACTTCTCCAATGAATCCGCAGATTACGGAAGCCTTCCTCAACATTCAGGACTGCAACGTCATCGTGGTTGACTGGAGTCGCCTTGCCGGCAATGTTAATTACAACACCGCTGCGGCTGGCGTTCCATCAGTCGGACAGCACCTTGGCAACTTCTTGGTCTGGGTCTTCAACAATATGGGCGGTAACTGGAATCAACTGCACTTAGTCGGGTTCAGTTTGGGCGCCCACATCGTTGGCGTTGCTGGTCGCACTGCCGGTCGCAGACCAGGGCGAGTTACAGGTAAGCAAGTAAAAGATTGTCTCGCGTGCACTAACTTCTCTTACTTAAACATCGTAATATTAAGCCACtccgtttatattttattttaaataacttttaaatgtcACGTAACATCATTATAATACTCCATCTTCGGGCTATACTGTTTTCGGGTCTCCATTCAATTTCACTCTAGCTTTATAGTCTTTCTATCCTAAAAAACTTCTAATGTGCTTAATTTTTTTGAGCAAATATTTTActgcataaattatttacttacttatataaagttttaataggtaggtaatatttatttacgcaaCACCTGCACGAGAAATTTTATATAGGAGTTAATTAATTACCAAATAATCAATTGCCACACAGCGATATGAACGGATTATTGCTGGACGAATAAAACTGTATAGTGTCTCCAACACTAAGCCTCAACGATTGAATGATTCGATTATTTAAAGGTATCAATTCGAATTGTCAgtaattgttttcattattaaacTCATAGGTTTGGATCCTGCTGGCCCTGGATggggtaataataataatcgacTTAGCAACAACGCTGGAAATCACGTTGAGGCCATACATACCGACGGTCGTATCGCCGGTATCATGAACCCGGTAGGCGACGCTGACTTCTATCCCAACGGTGGCATGAACCCTCAGCCTGGATGCGCAGTAAGCACATGCTCTCACGGCCGCGCAACTGAGCTCTTCGCTGCCACTGTTCAGCGCAATCATCTCGTGGGAAGACGTTGCAACAATATCTGGGAAGCTGAGTTGACCCGTTGCACCGGCGCTAACCTCCACATGGGCAATGGCATTATTGGCAAACGAGGGTGCGTAtcaagattattttaatataatcggTATTTAAAATGGACCTTTAACGCTATTTCTATTAAACAAGTGGAATATTTAGAGGGacctttgtttatttatgcagGCCACTTTGTTATGATAAACTACATTTCTCTGTAAGTGTCCTCTATTACCGCAAAGAAAGGGATAGACATTTGGCGTCTAAAGAGGCTTGtcttataggtatttattttactttgcagGAGCGGACTTTATGGATTGTTGACAGGCCGTAGTTTTCCTTTCTAATCGGATCTATGAACAACCAGAAcgtatgattattaaaaataaaagatttttacataaaattattttctaagttTTATTACCTTCCACAACTATATACAATACCATATATGCATTAGGAGACACCGGTCTCTCATTAACTCGGCACCTCGGTCTTTTGACGTCGTCACTGATGATGCGTGGTGTGCAGAAGTACACACAAGTTAAACACAGAGCCACTGTGGAGAAATGGCGTATAAGGCTGAAGAGCTCATCAGCGGGTCTGGCCGCCGCGGTGACGACTTAGCTAACAAAGATGCTTATATACCAGGGATTTATTCGCGAGCACCTACGTCGTATAGCAAGCATAGACAGTTCATCTGAGTGTCAATAATACGATTAACCACAGAACAAGCGTCCAGACCCTGTTTGGTACAGAAAgcgtagcagtggcgaaaggtgaaaatttccgaaagagaacTCGACACAAGTAGGTACGTagatgcataaatgcggtctccAAATCGTtatgatattaatttgattccacataaagggaagccagcaggaatcggattatatggaccgcTAAATGATGAACActgtaacattttatatttatattattatatatatttatactatttccAGTTTGTATATTGAATGGACATCCGTGCGACACTTGGGCTTCtcattgaaaaccagcgctgcagcTGTATTGCAGCATCATTACGCTGAATGATTGGCCCATTGTTGGCACACTtatgttaaatgtaaaaaatactttattttttataactgcatTTTGTGCCAATAATAAAGGTCTTTTTACCTATATAATGCTGGTCATCCCGAAATATTAGGTGCTGTGTCATACTGGATATTCTGCCCAGTAAAATCACTGGTTACATAATAGGCATTATAGTATCCTTCAATTTAATAAGCATTATACAACTGCATTTGcagaatataaaaagtatgtagTATATTATCTTATTACGTGGTACAaacatgatataataattatgaaaatacatcgtgcttaaaaaacaaatcataGATTAAATTcttaacatattaattaaaaacaaaacagtgaTTGTATAAATTAGCTGTCGGTTTAAGACGATAATATACCATTTACGGATATACGATTAGATACTATAACATTTAGTTTGACATTTCcaatatgtaagtaattatcATGTTTGTTGATAATGTTGCATGACAACTAATAcgtaaagataatatataagtaggtatataagataattaataatgtcACATTCGCCCCCCGTACTTTTCCTCTATTCCGGTTCTTATACATCTAGATCATTATTTAGatacttaagtataaaaatttttGTGTCAATATGACTACTGCTGATTGCTTCCGAACCGAATtccggccacggcggccaattttaacggaaatcagccaggttcataggaaataaattatagtgCACGATTGTATGAGCAATATACAgatgcattctctgttccttcactcacatagtccagtgagacggcaatccgttatgaccggagagatcaggcgcaggaccaacggctttacgtggttTCTGAGGTACGGGGGTAAAACACCGCCCACTCCATGACTCCGAGCCGTGACTGAGTAAtgtttaagatggaaaaacctattcacaattatattgggccgactcgggattcgaactcaggacctcagtgcGGTAGTCGCACTCGTACagtgtacaaaataaaactatgctACCGAggcaatcaaaatttaaattactactACAAGTATATTCAATAGAACATTATACATCTATAGATAGGTTAAGCATAAAAAGTACAATAGGTTGAACACTGGAACAGTGATCACTCATAACATTGTAAACTGTCTCATACTgcaatgttaatataaattcattaattgattaaaaatacattttattgtacagTTCCCCCAAGGAGATCTCATGCTCGAATCAAATTACCCACAGTTTCCATAAAGACTTGGATAAAGTTGgctaaattgaatttataatctttttttttattgttaagagGTGTCATTGTCAGAAAATGTTCCATACTGCGAATACATTCTCAGCTTGGACAAAACTGTGTGTGGGTTTTCGTACACGGTTTACGCGGGACTATATTGGTGACGTTAGAAaggattaaataattaatagaaaatccaacaaaataaaaatgttccacTGTTGTGGCCTTAATTTATCAACAGATCGACAGATTctgaaattgatttaaaattatctattcTAATTTATAGTTCGGATAACGGACACCTACCTGACGATCCACCACGATGATAATAATCTGCAAGTGAGTCTTACCGTGAACTAGCTTTGGTTTGTGGCTTCGTCTGCATATTAAcgactttatttatatttatgtacagaTTTAAATAGCAGCTTATATCTGAATAGGGTCTGATATTCCGTTTGCTTCaaccaaatatacaaaaaactttACATGTTTATATGTGTGTATCTTAAGACAATGATTGACGGAtcattacgataaaaaaatgaGATTAATGAGACCATTATACTCGAAAACATATACGTTAGTTGGTCGATTATGCGAGATAAGATCAGTATCTTGAAATCGGTACTGAGAATCCTATGCGAATGCATGAAGAATGTTGTAGAATTTTTTATCGCATCATATCATACTTATCATTTAATCCGTGCCATTAATTCCGTAATTTTCTAACGTTACATATATGTACGGTCGGCACCAAATGTACACATTGACAAAAATATGTTCCATACCACTGTTATACTTATTATCCTTATTTACGTAGCTTTGTCGTATCGTACGTCTATGTTGCTCCATATGTCCGCATCAATCGCGTGGCTACtcatttccaattttttttcatctaCTCTGACGTCATACATCCACACATCCATTACTTAGGCATGATGTTCACTCCGCAAAATACCATTTCCACAACATATGGTGTACATCTTCACTAACTCCACAGTCAGAGCAGTTTAGTGATTCTGACGTTtgcacaagatattaaaacatatttgtcgAAATGTGCGGAGCGGAATCTTATAACTGCTACTAATTACTATCTTGTctgtttaaaacataattgatAATCGTTTGAGATTGTAATGGTTCAGGTCAAATACCCTTTTCGTGGgaacgtttattaaaaaactcCTTCCACAATTCACTAAAATAACGCTTCACTTCATTTGGTTTTTAAGTTTTACTAATTAGTAAATATCAGAAATTATGATTTACCACCGTCAGCTGGTAAATGTAAGGatttaataatcaatttttctttttacttaatccataaaagatttatttgttggAAGGTTTCACTAATAAAGGTTTTAGGagtgaaacattttatttatttcataaccatttattttaaatttcaataaatctcTGTCGGTACTCAGAAGAACTTGTTTCGactaaactaaaatttataattgtaaccTCAAAATGTATGTGAAGGAGTTTTatggtttaatataatattaatatatttctgtcGCTTGTCAATCGCTCATCAGTGTTCACGATTCTAACCTAACCAAcccatacattttaaaattacaatatacagGTAACATTTACCGACCCTTTGGTTTAATTTAGTTCTTAATGTAAGATGATCTCAAAACATTTAGGATTTTTACCATTTTGGCTGGTCAATATTATCAGTAAAACTGAAAAACTTTAGATGTACCATAGTTTGTGGTTTATAAGTAACACGTACATTCACTTGTGGCTAACTGTACGTAATAAGGTACATAGGTGTAGTGATGTTTGTATCAGTAATCAGATCTTCCAAAAGGCCAAAAAGAATTCATATCAAAATTTTCAGCTGGTCACAAAAGGGTTGActagataattttttaaatttgatttttctgTTAACATAGAGTGATGGTTTTAGAGTTGTTTGAAGACGTGTCggtaaataatgtaaatcaaacaatattataaactaatttttttaatagttcatTAGCTTCATAATAGTTTATAAGcacattagttttataatattgctaCCTTAAAACCAAAGATATGCATTGAGTGATAACTATATCTTTCTCATTATTTTTCCATACTAATGAAAAAAGTAGGTGCACCGATTAAGTAATTGCAAAACGTTCAAgagtaaaaaattacttatttcaatttcaaataatgtagattaatattttcctttgcGAAATCGTCTTAATCGCTTAACTATAACACAAAAGTAACATTTATTATCAATGATccccgaaaaaaatatttgtgaatgcTTGCATCTGGGGAttttacatagttttattacacattatttaattcatgttatataaatactataaatttcctttattattcaaataaacttataaaacattattcttcTTCGTCGGTGTCGGCATCGGATACATCGGTGTAGCAATCGGATTCAAGCGTTTTCACCCTTAAAAAGTCCGGTGGGTGAGGGtcctaaaaaagaaaaaaacgatGGTTAATAATTTGTCCAGGTAACGACCTTTTTTTGTCGCGGAATCCCTTACTTCAACCACCCAGCCTTCTTGATAGGGGCGACTGAACGGTTATGTTGCTTTACGGCCTGGCGAAGaaccgcccggatttgatgggcTCCTTTGGGCGACAGCCGGGTCGAGTCCCTATCTCTATgtacaaactttattttaaaacgtatgGTTTTGGAAATTTTCGAGCGTAGGCAAAAACATATCATTTTTAAGGACAATCTTTTGGCCTACACTGGGCTGACGTAATATATTGCAGATTATTATAGTCAGACCCGTACTGGGCTCCATactctgtatgatagtgtaaacgcgtaacgcggccgtgtcatgttatcttcgagaaatgtgcgtggaatggtattttgtaagccaaatttctatagtcctaaacatgatgcgttgtgttacgtgcttgttacgcactgtcaaaataacgtgcgggatagagaataaggcccctggagaAATATGAGTCATTATATAAGGCCGTAGCTACCGATGCCCCAAATGTATCAAACATTTTCTTGTAATGATTATGTGCCTCTGAAGAATCTCACGACGAATTTCGACGCCGGGTTTATCTAGGGCAAGTGACGATACTGACTTTGTtatctacctatataatatagtagtacCTTCAGTATGTATAACATTAGCAGCAAAATCTTGAAACGGCGTCGGTGTGACAGCTCGTTCTCTGCCCATAGCAAGATCTTCACCAGGCTCTTCGTCTTCACTGTCTATCATAATTTCTTCTTCTTCGCATTCCTCTACCtagcaaaataatatattgttatattaattaaggcctaatctctcttagtagtaaaggaggcccgtgcctagcaatggaacagtatgtaatacagggctgatgatgatgatgataatgatgatgatgatgatattatacGGGTACGGGAAATTGATTTCATTGCACCAGACGGTAAACATATTGGAGTCCAGTGAAAGCGTTGACTAACGAAAAAATCattatccctcgctagtcgatacaattatgtcggcccgTTTAAAACCGGACTGACAAAGATTGTTTGAGTGTGGAAAAGTCAAAACTACGCTGTGAAAATTTGTTTCACAGATAAGTTTTATTACGACCAGAATAGTCACTTGCAACGAATAGTATATTCGTTCATACgccaaatattgaatataatacagCCTTCTTGGTCGAATAGCCGAAGTTTTGGCAAAGATATTCAACCGGAAGGTGTCGAAAAATGTGGAAAAAGGGGTTTGgttcaaagacattaaacagtatagttagttattgtTTCTTATTCATTTTTTCACACGTATATAATTACTTCCTCCCGCTCgccgaaaaagaaaaaaaactaataaactgcataaaaataaaaataatctatttttaagcattaaaaTTTGCAACTTCAGAATTTGAATCACGGCAACTTAAGTAAATAGACGTAAGTTTGCGAATTTTTatcattgatattatttttgttgagtCATGCAACTATAGcttgttttgtattaattacatattattataaaatacgcaAGTGGTCCTGCTTATTAGATTGTTGTTAGGCGTAGGccaaaaaaaaaggaattattacGTAATTGTATGGTgataaaaattgtgaaaatattattgttgcatGAAGATTTCAGCTGGTCGAatttaaacaaatcaaaaacatgctttaaatttgttttgggCGACCTCAAATTTAAGCCTGTCGTACCACCAGCGAAGTGTGACTCATCTCAAAGCAAATAgaacaaaatactataattaataatatagaaatgtcaattagttaacaatttttattaaataccaaGATATGGTGTATGGGTGGCAGGACTAGCCAGACTTTATTCCAAATAGGAACCTAGTATGATAGGCTACAAGTTTGCGGTTATTTGATTCGCCTTATACACACACGCTCACACACATACATAGacaacatcatgcatttatccccgagaAAGTATGCAGAAGAGCATAATCAAGGGCACATCACTTTTCGCCtagtgtattccatcccatgatgtgataggaggcgagcctatcgtcatatcgggcacaaattttagactccgggctgatactgagtagaaaaacccaaatatcactttgcccgacccgggattccgAACCTTAAGatcgctgtcgtacc
This genomic window from Manduca sexta isolate Smith_Timp_Sample1 unplaced genomic scaffold, JHU_Msex_v1.0 HiC_scaffold_355, whole genome shotgun sequence contains:
- the LOC119193041 gene encoding uncharacterized protein LOC119193041 encodes the protein VEECEEEEIMIDSEDEEPGEDLAMGRERAVTPTPFQDFAANVIHTEGPHPPDFLRVKTLESDCYTDVSDADTDEEE
- the LOC119193042 gene encoding lipase member I-like; amino-acid sequence: MKILVFAAFVTLCSGHVLPTIPGDNSHYVEGESRYIWLPDDQGKPLLVDLHEPVDESVLSSRNGADNAYWLFTRQNRNNRQVIVNGQINTLRNSNFRASRPTKVIVHGWRNSGTSPMNPQITEAFLNIQDCNVIVVDWSRLAGNVNYNTAAAGVPSVGQHLGNFLVWVFNNMGGNWNQLHLVGFSLGAHIVGVAGRTAGRRPGRVTGLDPAGPGWGNNNNRLSNNAGNHVEAIHTDGRIAGIMNPVGDADFYPNGGMNPQPGCAVSTCSHGRATELFAATVQRNHLVGRRCNNIWEAELTRCTGANLHMGNGIIGKRGSGLYGLLTGRSFPF